Within Burkholderia cepacia GG4, the genomic segment CGGGCCGGCTGCCGCCGGCCTTCGCTTTAGCTGTTTTGGGAAGTCGCCCCGCGTCCGCAAGCTGAATCAAATCGACGCAAGGCCACATCCTATCACGCTTCATTCGAAGCGTGCGCCGGCATTACTCGACCGACAACTGCAGGTTCATCTGCGACACGGCGGTGTCGCTGGCCGCGTCGCGATCGGCCTGCGACGCCGGTGCGAGGCGTGCGCGCTCGATCGCGTCGAGATACTCGGGCGTCACGGCGCCGGTGATGTAGTTGCCGTCGAAGCACGACGCCTCGAAGCCCTCGAGCTTCGGGTTGATGTCGCGCACCGCGCGGCGCAGGTCGTCGACGTCCTGATAGATCAGGTGGTCGGCGCCGATGATCTTCGCGACTTCCTCGTCGGTGCGGCCGTGTGCAACCAGCTCGCCGCGCGTCGGCATGTCGATGCCGTACACGTTCGGGAACTTCACGGGCGGCGCCGCCGACGCGAAGATCACCGACTTCGCGCCCGCATCGCGCGCCATCTGGACGATCTCGTGCGAGGTCGTGCCGCGCACGATCGAGTCGTCGACGATCAGCACGTGCTTGTCCTTGAACTCGATGCTCATCGCATTGAGCTTCTGGCGCACCGACTTCTTGCGCACCGCCTGGCCCGGCATGATGAACGTGCGGCCGACGTAGCGGTTCTTGAAGAAGCCTTCGCGATACTCGACGCCGAGCTTCGCGGCGACCTGCATCGCGGCCGGGCGCGACGAATCGGGAATCGGCATCACGACGTCGATCGGCACGTTCGGCAGCTCGCGCTTGATCTTCTCGGCGAGGTAGTCGCCCATGCGCAGGCGCACGTTGTAGACGGGCACGCCGTCGAGGCACGAGTCCGGACGCGCGAGATACACGTATTCGAACATGCACGGATTCAGCGTCGGGTTCTCCGCGCACTGCTGGCTGTGGAAGTTGCCGGCCTTGTCGATGAAGATCGCTTCGCCCGGCTGCAAGTCGCGCACGAATTCGAAACCGATGCCTTCGACCGCCACCGACTCCGACGTGACCATCCATTCGGTGCCGTGTTCGGTCTCGAGCTTGCCGATGCAGAGCGGGCGGATGCCGAACGGATCGCGGAACGCGAGCAGGCCGTAACCGGCAATCAGCGACACGATCGCGTACGAGCCCTGCAGGCGGCGATGCGCGCCGGCGACGGCCTTGAACACCGCGGCCGGATCGAGCTCGAGGCCCGTCGTCGACAGCTGCAACTCGTGCGCGAGCACGTTGAGCAGCACTTCGCTGTCGGAGTTGGTATTGAGGTGCCGGCGATCGATCCGGAACATCTCGTCCTTCAGCTGCTCCCAGTTCGTCAGGTTGCCGTTGTGCGCGAGGATGATCCCGAACGGCGCGTTCACGTAGAACGGCTGCGCCTCGGCTTCGTTCGACGCCGAGCCGGCCGTCGGATAGCGGACCTGGCCGATGCCGTAGGTGCCGGGCAGGCTGCGCATGTTGCGCGTGCGGAACACGTCGCGCACCATGCCGTTCGCCTTGTACATGTGGAAATTGCTGCCGTCCGCCGTCGCGATGCCCGCTGCGTCCTGACCGCGATGCTGCAGCAGCAGCAGGCTGTCATAGATCAGCTGATTGACCGGGGATTGGGAGATAACACCTACGATGCCGCACATGGCATGTCCTTCAAGATGACAAAATCGGTTCCGTCCTGCCCGGCTCGCGTCGTCAAACGCGCACGTACTGGGCCATGCCGTCGGGCAGGAGCTGCTTCAGCTCGTGCACGCCCTGCTCGGCGAAAGGACGCAATAGCGCATTGCGCCAGAATTCCTGTTTGGGCAATTCGGTCAGCCCGGCCGCCGCGACCAGCAGCACCACCAGCACGCAGCCGCGGACCAGCCCGAACATCATGCCCAGCGAGCGATCGACCCCGCCGAGGCCCGTCGCCTGCGCGATCCGCGACAACAGCGCGTTCGCAACGCCCGCGACGAACACGACGCCGATCACGATCAACGCGAACGCGATCACCCACTGTGTCAGCGCGCCGCCCGGCCAGTTCGCCGGAATGTAAGGCACGACCAGTCCGACAAAGCGGGCCGCGATCACGACCGCCGCGATCCAGCCGATCAGCCCGAAAATCTCGGAGACGAAGCCGCGCCACGCGCCACGTAGCGCAGACAACGCGATCACCGCCAATACAGCGTAGTCGAAAGCCGTCAGCATCGCACGTTACTGCGTGAGTCCGGCTTCGCGAACCTTCGCGATCGCGGCGGATGCCGCCGCACGATCCGCGAACGGGCCGGCACGCAGCAGTGTAGCCGTGCTGCCGTCAGCCTGCTTGCTGTGCTCGACATATGCGGGCACGCCCGCCGATTTCAACTTGGTGGCCCACGAACGCGCCGTCGTGTCGTCCTTGAACGAACCGAGCTGCACCGCGAAGCGCGCACCGGCCGGCGATGCCGGCGACGATGCGTCGCCGCTGTCGGTCGCGGCGTCGGCATTCGCGACCACCGCCGGCGCCGGCTTCGGCGCAACCGGCTTCGCCGCGGGGGCAGCCGGCTTCGCTGCGGGCTTCGGCGGCGTCACGCTTGCCGTGGTCGTCGAGGTCGTCGAGGTCGACGCATCGGGCTTCGCGGCCGGCTTGGCCGCATCCTTCGCTACGGGCGCCGGAACGGCCGCCACGGCGACATCGGACGCCGGCGGTTCGTCATGCGCGACGCCAGCCTGCACGTCGGACGCGTCGTCGTCACGCGGCGCGACCGCCTGATGCGCGGGCCGGTTCGGAATATCGATGGCGATATCGTCGGTGACCGGCTTCGGGTGCGAATCGAGCACCATCGGCAGCACGATCACGGCGGCGACGACGAGCGCGATCGCGCCGACGAGACGCCGGCGTGCGCGTTGCTTTTCTGGAAGGGTCGGATCGAGGAGCAGTGCGTCCGATTCCGGACGCTCGGTGCGGCGCGTGCGTCGCTCGACGCGTTCTGTGCGCTCCGTGCGCACGTTCCGGGAGGCCCCGGTACGACCGCCGCGCCGGGTGGGCGCGTCGTCGTCTTTCTTGCCGAACGAGAAAATTCCCATGAATGGCTGAGTCCGAAACTGCCCGTCAGTCAGTGTTGCTGCGATTTCCGGTAGGCCATCACACCTGCCACCGTATGGAAACTGCCGAAAACCACGATTCTATCATTCTCGGATGCTCTTTTTAGTGCATCTCGAAATGCTTCGGCGGGCGACGCGAACCGGGTCACGCTCGAATCGGCCCCCTCCTCCACGCCGGCCTTGCGCAGCGCGGCTTCGAGTTGCTCCGCGCTCGCCGCGCGCGGCAGCGGCAGGTCGGTCACGCACCAGTGGTCGATCTCGCCCTTCAGGTGCCGCAGCACGCCGTCGATGTCCTTGTCGTGCATTGCGCCGAACACCGCGTAGGTGTACGGGAAGAAGCCCATGTTGCCGAGGTTCTGCTCGAGCACGGCCGCCGCATGCGGGTTATGTGCGACGTCCAGCACGATCGCCGGCTTGCCGGGCAGCACCTGGAAGCGGCCGGGCAGCTCGACGTTCGCGAGCCCGAGCCGGATGTCCTGCGCGGACACCGGCAGCACCGGGCGCAGCGCCTCGAGCGCGGCCAGCGCGGCCGATGCATTGATCAGCTGATTCGCGCCGCGCAGCGCCGGATACGCGAGCGCCGGATAACGCTTGTCGCGGCCGAGATAGCTCCATTGCTGGCGCTCCGCGCCCGGCTGCGCTTCATAGCGGAAATCGCGGCCGACCAGCCACAGGTCGGCGCCGATCGCGGCGGCATGGTCGACCAGCGTGTTCGGCACCGCGGGATCGCCGCAGATCGCCGGCTTGCCCGCGCGGAAGATCCCCGCCTTCTCGAACGCGATCTTCTCGCGCGTGTCGCCGAGGTATTCGGTGTGATCGATGTCGATGCTCGTGACGATCGCGCAATCGGTATCGATGATGTTGACCGCATCGAGCCGGCCGCCGAGGCCGACTTCGAGGATCACCGCGTCGAGCCCGCGCGACGCGAACAGGTGCAGGATCGCGAGCGTCGTGAATTCGAAGTACGTGAGCGAGACCGGCTCGGGCAGCGACGTGCGCGCGGCTTCGACGGCTTCGAAGTGCGGCAGCAGCTCGGCGTCGCTGACCTGTTGCCCGTTCACGCGCGCGCGCTCGCTGAATTCGAGCAGGTGCGGCGACGTGTGGCAGCCGACCTTGTAGCCCGCATGAACCAGGATCGCCTCGAGGAACGCGCAGGTCGAGCCTTTGCCGTTCGTGCCGCCGACCGTGATCACGGGGCACGCGAATTCGAGCTGCAGCGCCGCCTTGACCTGCCCGATACGGGTGAGGCCCATGTCGATGCCGACCGGGTGCGCGCGTTCGAGATGCGAAAGCCACGCGTCGAGAGTGGGAAAAGTGCTCATCGGATCAAATCTGAATCGGTACCGCCACTACGCCAAAAAACGAAACGCGCCGCCCGGCGGTTCAGCCGGGCGACGCGCGCAGTTCACAACGTCGCGCCAATCAGGCCAGCGCGTCGGCCGGCTGTCGCTGCAGCAGCGCGAGCAGCTGCGCGATCTCGTCGCGCATCTTGCGGCGGTCGACGATCATGTCGACCGCGCCCGTCTTCACCAGGAATTCGGCGCGCTGGAAACCTTCCGGCAGCTTCTCGCGAACCGTCTGCTCGATCACGCGCGGGCCGGCGAAGCCGATCAGCGCCTTCGGCTCGG encodes:
- the purF gene encoding amidophosphoribosyltransferase, with protein sequence MCGIVGVISQSPVNQLIYDSLLLLQHRGQDAAGIATADGSNFHMYKANGMVRDVFRTRNMRSLPGTYGIGQVRYPTAGSASNEAEAQPFYVNAPFGIILAHNGNLTNWEQLKDEMFRIDRRHLNTNSDSEVLLNVLAHELQLSTTGLELDPAAVFKAVAGAHRRLQGSYAIVSLIAGYGLLAFRDPFGIRPLCIGKLETEHGTEWMVTSESVAVEGIGFEFVRDLQPGEAIFIDKAGNFHSQQCAENPTLNPCMFEYVYLARPDSCLDGVPVYNVRLRMGDYLAEKIKRELPNVPIDVVMPIPDSSRPAAMQVAAKLGVEYREGFFKNRYVGRTFIMPGQAVRKKSVRQKLNAMSIEFKDKHVLIVDDSIVRGTTSHEIVQMARDAGAKSVIFASAAPPVKFPNVYGIDMPTRGELVAHGRTDEEVAKIIGADHLIYQDVDDLRRAVRDINPKLEGFEASCFDGNYITGAVTPEYLDAIERARLAPASQADRDAASDTAVSQMNLQLSVE
- a CDS encoding CvpA family protein, encoding MLTAFDYAVLAVIALSALRGAWRGFVSEIFGLIGWIAAVVIAARFVGLVVPYIPANWPGGALTQWVIAFALIVIGVVFVAGVANALLSRIAQATGLGGVDRSLGMMFGLVRGCVLVVLLVAAAGLTELPKQEFWRNALLRPFAEQGVHELKQLLPDGMAQYVRV
- a CDS encoding SPOR domain-containing protein, with protein sequence MGIFSFGKKDDDAPTRRGGRTGASRNVRTERTERVERRTRRTERPESDALLLDPTLPEKQRARRRLVGAIALVVAAVIVLPMVLDSHPKPVTDDIAIDIPNRPAHQAVAPRDDDASDVQAGVAHDEPPASDVAVAAVPAPVAKDAAKPAAKPDASTSTTSTTTASVTPPKPAAKPAAPAAKPVAPKPAPAVVANADAATDSGDASSPASPAGARFAVQLGSFKDDTTARSWATKLKSAGVPAYVEHSKQADGSTATLLRAGPFADRAAASAAIAKVREAGLTQ
- the folC gene encoding bifunctional tetrahydrofolate synthase/dihydrofolate synthase, which translates into the protein MSTFPTLDAWLSHLERAHPVGIDMGLTRIGQVKAALQLEFACPVITVGGTNGKGSTCAFLEAILVHAGYKVGCHTSPHLLEFSERARVNGQQVSDAELLPHFEAVEAARTSLPEPVSLTYFEFTTLAILHLFASRGLDAVILEVGLGGRLDAVNIIDTDCAIVTSIDIDHTEYLGDTREKIAFEKAGIFRAGKPAICGDPAVPNTLVDHAAAIGADLWLVGRDFRYEAQPGAERQQWSYLGRDKRYPALAYPALRGANQLINASAALAALEALRPVLPVSAQDIRLGLANVELPGRFQVLPGKPAIVLDVAHNPHAAAVLEQNLGNMGFFPYTYAVFGAMHDKDIDGVLRHLKGEIDHWCVTDLPLPRAASAEQLEAALRKAGVEEGADSSVTRFASPAEAFRDALKRASENDRIVVFGSFHTVAGVMAYRKSQQH